A region from the Drosophila takahashii strain IR98-3 E-12201 chromosome 2L, DtakHiC1v2, whole genome shotgun sequence genome encodes:
- the Cpr23B gene encoding cuticle protein 19.8, producing MAAKFFALLSLALFAAVQAEYNYNEKSAKAVNSLERSASGSSGEDFLSDYHTPSNNALNSEATPDGYDYLAPTRNQFAAGSRTASVQASNLLQNAASAANAESVLLPSPLPILRQEQNSEVVSADQHQDQEAVPVSQSQHQNQDSVVVSSVLSQPREPEVYPPASYSFNYAVNDESTGDIKEHSETRDGYVVRGFYSLIDPDGYKRTVTYTADDVHGFNAVVNRVPYALKAVVVPVVSSSQVAQPTPFVARDERSKSVDVSRSSGAASLETGSGSGSGSSSSSGSVSGSGVTNTFAEDSYANAPRGLDASGGPYA from the exons ATGGCAGCTAAG ttcttTGCCCTGCTGTCGCTGGCCCTTTTCGCCGCCGTCCAAGCGGAGTACAACTACAACGAGAAGTCGGCCAAGGCGGTCAACTCCCTGGAACGCAGTGCGTCCGGTAGTTCTGGCGAGGACTTCCTGAGCGACTACCACACGCCCAGCAACAATGCCTTGAACTCGGAGGCCACGCCCGATGGCTATGACTATTTGGCGCCCACCAGGAATCAGTTTGCCGCCGGCAGTCGAACAGCCAGTGTTCAGGCCTCTAATCTCCTCCAGAATGCGGCCAGTGCGGCCAATGCCGAGTCCGTTCTGCTGCCCTCACCGCTGCCCATTCTTCGTCAGGAGCAGAATTCGGAGGTGGTTTCCGCCGATCAGCACCAGGATCAGGAGGCAGTTCCCGTTAGTCAGAGTCAGCATCAGAATCAGGATTCAGTGGTGGTCTCCTCCGTTCTTAGCCAACCTCGGGAGCCCGAGGTCTATCCACCGGCCAGCTATAGTTTTAACTATGCCGTGAATGACGAGAGCACCGGGGACATCAAGGAGCACAGCGAAACCCGCGATGGTTATGTGGTGCGCGGCTTCTACAGCCTCATCGATCCCGATGGCTACAAGCGCACGGTGACCTACACGGCGGATGATGTGCATGGCTTCAATGCGGTCGTTAACCGAGTGCCCTATGCCCTCAAGGCGGTGGTTGTGCCAGTCGTCTCCTCGTCTCAGGTGGCCCAGCCCACTCCATTTGTGGCCCGGGATGAGCGCTCCAAGTCCGTGGATGTCAGTCGATCGTCGGGTGCGGCCAGCTTGGAAACTGGAAGCGGTTCGGGTTCAGGATCATCCTCCTCCAGTGGTTCCGTTTCCGGATCCGGTGTAACCAATACCTTCGCCGAGGACAGCTACGCCAACGCCCCCCGAGGACTCGACGCCTCTGGAGGTCCCTACGCCTGA
- the LOC108063976 gene encoding glycoprotein-N-acetylgalactosamine 3-beta-galactosyltransferase 1, producing the protein MTAKIKLRSQLHLLTGFMAGFILAFVLLLYVYDVSRVTPCWSSSSTMSTVMGRAEDLSTAPRILCMVLTCPENVENLARAVHDTWGQRCSQLIFASSEDYEPLGVVKVVDPSNGGYEDLWNKTREGFRYVWEHYGRDFDWFLKADDDTYVVMENLQHLLSGFDPDTPVYFGYKMSRYNVSYMSGGASYILSRQALHRFVQKAYGSEVICPQPKKMGIEDFYMGVCLQNVGVHFVDSSQSLDGDTKPKFMPLDLENYMSDANYTIPEWLRLMSFSQVETGLRCCSNYSVAFHYASRERMLLYEFLIYHLKVFSANQIFERNHRSRLSLSDLMERFPLEDNSNIKDLIQMSEKPDNF; encoded by the exons ATGACGGCCAAGATTAAGTTGCGGTCTCAGCTGCATCTGCTGACGGGTTTCATGGCGGGATTCATCTTGGCCTTCGTGCTGCTCCTCTATGTCTACGATGTGAGCCGGGTGACGCCTTGTTGGAGCAGTTCCTCTACCATGTCCACGGTAATGGGCAGGGCTGAAGATCTATCGACCGCGCCGCGAATACTTTGCATGGTGCTCACCTGTCCGGAAAACGTGGAGAACTTGGCCCGGGCGGTTCACGATACGTGGGGCCAGCGGTGCAGCCAACTGATCTTCGCCAGCAGCGAGGACTACGAGCCACTGGGTGTGGTCAAGGTGGTCGATCCCAGTAATGGTGGCTACGAGGATCTGTGGAACAAAACCAGAGAGGGATTCCGCTACGTTTGGGAGCACTACGGTCGCGATTTCGATTGGTTCCTCAAGGCGGACGATGATAC ATATGTGGTCATGGAGAATCTACAGCACCTGCTTAGCGGTTTCGATCCGGATACACCCGTATATTTTGGCTACAAGATGTCACGATATAATGTG agttatATGTCTGGCGGTGCTTCGTACATTCTGAGTCGTCAGGCACTCCATCGATTTGTGCAAAAAGCATATGGATCTGAGGTGATTTGTCCACAGCCGAAAAAGATGGGCATCGAGGACTTTTACATGGGCGTGTGTCTGCAGAATGTGGgtgtccattttgttgactcATCACAGTCTTTGGATGGGGATACGAAACCAAAGTTTATGCCTCTGGATCTTGAGAACTATATGTCGGATGCGAATTACACTATTCCGGAATGGTTGCGCCTAATGAGTTTCTCTCAAGTTGAAACT GGCTTGAGATGTTGCTCCAACTATTCTGTGGCTTTTCATTATGCCAGTCGCGAACGAATGCTCCTCTACGAGTTTCTAATCTATCACCTCAAAGTGTTTAGTGCTAACCAGATTTTCGAAAGAAATCATAGGAGTCGATTAAGCTTATCGGATTTAATGGAGCGATTTCCCCTGGAAGATAACTCCAATATAAAAGACTTGATACAAATGTCTGAGAAACCGgataatttttag
- the LOC108063956 gene encoding transient receptor potential cation channel protein painless-like codes for MDTVVVYIDPQAQLEAALANKDIRQFLAALIRGARADLQGGRGMNIYEKALSTPGCQEFIKACITHGCQVNYVSSAPRCNEKLLKPAISYAADSMDSGNLAALLLERSGDTVQVDRKYAHVTPLNSLASQLTEDNAFEVLNCMRILLKYGASTNSVDQNGFTPLHHILRSKVKTARLELVKLFLDHPDIEIDHYHGGCVRRLLQAEFPELPLPRRIETFFVFGELHTIKVKRDEAWFVQLIAQHGSFKDMEEEQKREYMELLQYCILRDWQEAFKAMLATDAKWDINCTLYCPKKNTLVEWAVRCGNWRALEHLLKWPNLRLDGLGILNKSIDTLELKPIRDFDYHRCFSLLLNSEFANVNETTPDYSAPLAYAMKVRNTVAMQKLLEYGAYIGSQRAAERPPIEDMPPEVLEDHFDSSIKANKKNRGDKDFEIIIRNHSLIPIDALVHDEMSPIIFMAQSEELRHLLQHPLISIFLYLKWRRIREVFYLNLVLYSLFTICIITYTLLKLYGSENILSLTITLRVCSCVGTGCLILREAVQFMIAPARYLKSLTNVLEWIIIVLSILTCIELGFIEKTHRILAAFTIFLVSIEFCLLVGSLPVLAISTHILMLREVCISFVKSFSLYSIFVMTFSLCFFILFGKEKDKDESIPFDFSKPFVALIKTIVMMTGELNSGDLDFTSIFTYLFFLLFVMFITIVLLNLLNGLAVNDTQNIKQQAELNGVICRAYLVSRYEGLLKGGGREEPIFKGTKVMRIICQWLHLYPKYVSPRHVVIRPNDNNQVLTFGRNIHEKRALEPQPWCFSFFNKNSSRIPSEMVKMAMKAMETAEQRQKLKKIEERREKLIEDKLTNMAKMLKELQERK; via the exons ATGGACACAGTGGTGGTCTATATCGATCCGCAGGCCCAGCTGGAAGCAGCTTTGGCCAATAAAGACATTAGGCAATTTCTCGCCGCCCTGATAAGAGGTGCTCGAGCTGATTTACAGGGAGGTCGTGGGATGAACATATACGAAAAGGCACTGTCAACACCAGGCTGCCAGGAATTTATAAAAGCATGCATCACACATGGCTGCCAGGTCAATTATGTAAGTAGTGCACCCAGGTGCAATGAGAAGCTCCTCAAGCCCGCCATCAGCTATGCCGCCGACTCAATGGATTCCGGAAATCTGGCTGCGCTACTTCTCGAACGTTCTGGTGATACGGTCCAGGTGGATAGAAAATACGCTCATGTCACTCCACTAAACTCGCTGGCCAGCCAACTGACGGAGGATAATGCATTTGAAGTGCTAAACTGCATGCGAATTCTGCTGAAATACGGCGCTTCTACGAACTCCGTAGACCAGAATGGTTTCACGCCCCTGCACCACATTCTTCGAAGTAAAGTGAAAACAGCGAGACTGGAGTTGGTGAAGCTCTTCCTGGACCATCCAGACATTGAAATCGACCACTACCACGGGGGATGTGTGCGCCGACTACTGCAGGCCGAGTTCCCGGAACTTCCACTGCCAAGAAGGATCGAGacctttttcgtttttggtgAACTTCACACAATTAAGGTAAAGAGGGACGAGGCTTGGTTTGTGCAGCTTATCGCCCAGCACGGTTCGTTCAAAGACATGGAGGAAGAGCAAAAAAGAGAATATATGGAGCTTCTACAATATTGTATCCTAAGGGACTGGCAGGAAGCTTTCAAAGCCATGCTGGCTACTGACGCCAAATGGGACATCAACTGTACCTTATAttgccccaaaaaaaatactctCGTTGAATGGGCCGTAAGGTGCGGCAACTGGCGGGCGTTGGAGCACCTCCTGAAATGGCCAAACCTACGATTGGACGGTCTTGGAATACTGAACAAGTCTATCGATACACTAGAGTTGAAACCCATCCGTGACTTCGACTATCACCGCTGTTTTTCGTTGCTTTTAAACTCCGAATTCGCTAACGTTAACGAGACCACTCCCGATTATTCCGCACCGCTTGCCTATGCGATGAAAGTACGCAACACGGTGGCGATGCAGAAACTCCTGGAGTATGGCGCCTACATTGGCTCTCAGAGAGCCGCTGAAAGGCCTCCCATCGAGGACATGCCACCCGAGGTGCTCGAGGATCATTTTGATTCTTCCatcaaggcaaacaaaaaaaatcgcggTGACAAAGACTTTGAGATAATTATCAGAAACCATAGCCTGATACCTATCGATGCTCTGGTTCACGACGAAATGTCCCCCATCATTTTCATGGCCCAGTCGGAGGAGTTGCGCCACCTGCTGCAGCATCCACTTATCTCCATATTTCTCTACCTAAAATGGCGGCGAATTCGCGAGGTGTTCTACCTAAATCTAGTGCTCTACTCGTTATTCACAATTTGCATTATCACCTATACACTTCTTAAATTGTACGGAAGCGAAAACATTTTGAGTCTCACGATAACATTACGAGTGTGTTCCTGTGTGGGGACTGGCTGTCTAATCCTTCGGGAGGCTGTTCAGTTCATGATTGCTCCTGCTCGGTACTTGAAGTCCCTAACAAATGTCTTGGAGTGGATTATTATAGTATTATCCATTCTCACCTGCATTGAATTAGGATTCATCGAGAAGACGCATCGCATTTTGGCCGCCTTTACCATCTTTCTAGTTTCCATAGAGTTCTGCTTGCTTGTTGGATCTCTGCCAGTTTTGGCCATTTCGACGCATATACTCATGTTGCGCGAGGTTTGCATCAGCTTCGTGAAGAGCTTTTCCCTTTATTCCATCTTCGTAATGACCTTCAGTCTGTGTTTCTTTATTCTCTTTGGGAAGGAGAAAGATAAGGAT GAAAGTATTCCCTTTGACTTCTCAAAGCCTTTTGTGGCCCTAATCAAGACCATTGTTATGATGACGGGCGAACTGAATTCCGGGGACCTAGACTTTACTAGCATCTTTACATACTTGTTCTTCCTGCTCTTCGTGATGTTCATTACGATCGTGTTACTCAATCTGCTGAACGGTCTGGCCGTGAATGATACCCAG AATATCAAGCAGCAGGCGGAACTTAACGGTGTAATTTGCCGGGCCTACTTGGTCAGTCGGTACGAAGGGTTGCTAAAAGGTGGAGGACGCGAAGAACCCATCTTCAAGGGCACCAAGGTCATGCGGATCATCTGCCAGTGGTTGCACTTGTACCCCAAGTACGTGAGTCCTCGCCATGTTGTTATTAGGCCGAATGATAACAACCAGGTGCTCACATTTGGACGCAATATCCATGAGAAAAGGGCTCTGGAGCCACAGCCATGgtgcttttcctttttcaacAAAAACTCATCCCGCATCCCCAGCGAGATGGTCAAGATGGCGATGAAGGCGATGGAAACAGCAGAGCAAAGGCAAAAGCTAAAAAAGATCGAAGAACGTCGGGAAAAACTCATCGAGGACAAGCTGACAAATATGGCCAAAATGCTGAAGGAGCTCCAGGAGCGGAAATGa
- the Duox gene encoding dual oxidase yields MSVPSAPRQRAASKNRDPCPSPKKIQLRHFLPGATCGGALLLLLISLALDLGYVHCYEKMYSQTEKQRYDGWYNNLAHPDWGSVDSHLVRKAPPSYSDGVYAMAGANRPSTRRLSRLFMRGKDGLGSKFNRTALLAFFGQLVANEIVMASESGCPIEMHRIEIEKCDEMYDRECRGDKYIPFHRAAYDRDTGQSPNAPREQINQMTAWIDGSFIYSTSEAWLNAMRSFHNGTLLTQKDGKLPVRNTMRVPLFNNPVPSVMKMLSPERLFLLGDPRTNQNPAILSFAILFLRWHNTLAQRIKRLHPDWSDEDIYQRARHTVIASLQNVIVYEYLPAFLGTSLPPYDGYKQDIHPGIGHIFQAAAFRFGHTMIPPGIYRRDGQCNFKETPMGYPAVRLCSTWWDSSGFFADTSVEEVLMGLASQISEREDPVLCSDVRDKLFGPMEFTRRDLGALNIMRGRDNGLPDYNTARESYGLKRHQTWTDINPPLFETQPELLDMLKEAYDNQLDDVDVYVGGMLESYGQPGEFFTAVIKEQFQRLRDADRFWFENERNGIFTPEEIKELRKITLWDIIVNSTDINEEEIQKDVFMWHTGDPCPQPMQLNATELEPCTYLEGYDYFSGSELMFIYVCVFLGFVPILCAGAGYCVVKLQNSKRRRLKIRQEALRAPQHKGSVDKMLAREWLHANHKRLVTVKFGPEAAIYTVDRKGEKLRTFSLKHIDVVSVEESATNHIKKKPYILLRVPSDHDLVLELESYGARRKFVKKLEDFLLLHKKEMTLMEVNRDIMLARAETRERRQKRLEYFFREAYALTFGLRPGERRRRSDASSDGEVMTVMRTSLSKAEFAAALGMKPNDMFVRKMFNIVDKDQDGRISFQEFLETVVLFSRGKTDDKLRIIFDMCDNDRNGVIDKGELSEMMRSLVEIARTTSLGDDQVTELIDGMFQDVGLEHKNHLTYQDFKLMMKEYKGDFVAIGLDCKGAKQNFLDTSTNVARMTSFNIEPMQDKPRHWLLAKWDAYITFLEENRQNIFYLFLFYVVTIVLFVERFIHYSFMAEHTDLRHIMGVGIAITRGSAASLSFCYSLLLLTMSRNLITKLKEFPIQQYIPLDSHIQFHKIAACTALFFSVLHTVGHIVNFYHVSTQSHENLRCLTREVHFASDYKPDITFWLFQTVTGTTGVMLFIIMCIIFVFAHPTIRKKAYNFFWNMHTLYIGLYLLSLIHGLARLTGPPRFWMFFLGPGIVYTLDKIVSLRTKYMALDVIQTDLLPSDVIKIKFYRPPNLKYLSGQWVRLSCTAFRPHEMHSFTLTSAPHENCLSCHIKAQGPWTWKLRNYFDPCNYNPEDQPKIRIEGPFGGGNQDWYKFEVAVMVGGGIGVTPYASILNDLVFGTSTNRYSGVACKKVYFLWICPSHKHFEWFIDVLRDVEKKDVTNVLEIHIFITQFFHKFDLRTTMLYICENHFQRLSKTSIFTGLKAVNHFGRPDMSSFLKFVQKKHSYVSKIGVFSCGPRPLTKSVMSACDEVNKTRKLPYFIHHFENFG; encoded by the exons ATGAGTGTTCCAAGTGCGCCCCGTCAGAGGGCAGCAAGCAAAAATCGAGATCCATGTCCCagcccaaaaaaaatccaGCTCCGACATTTTTTGCCCGGGGCAACCTGCGGAGGAgccctgctgttgctgctgattaGTCTCGCTCTGGATCTGGGCTACGTGCATTGTTATG aaaaaatgtatagtcAGACGGAGAAGCAGCGCTACGATGGCTGGTACAATAATCTGGCCCATCCCGACTGGGGATCCGTGG ATAGCCACCTGGTGCGGAAGGCGCCGCCCTCCTATTCAGATGGGGTCTACGCGATGGCAGGTGCCAACCGACCCTCGACCCGTAGGCTTAGCAGGCTCTTCATGCGCGGCAAGGACGGACTGGGGTCAAAGTTCAACAGGACGGCCCTGCTGGCCTTCTTTGGCCAGCTGGTGGCCAACGAGATTGTGATGGCCTCCGAGTCCGGCTGCCCCATCGAGATGCACCGCATCGAGATCGAGAAGTGCGACGAGATGTACGACAGGGAGTGTCGGGGCGACAAGTACATACCCTTCCATCGGGCAGCCTACGATCGGGACACCGGCCAGAGTCCGAATGCCCCGAGGGAACAG ATAAATCAAATGACTGCTTGGATTGATGGCAGTTTCATTTACAGCACCTCCGAGGCCTGGCTCAACGCCATGCGCTCCTTCCACAACGGCACTCTGCTCACCCAGAAGGACGGCAAGCTCCCGGTGCGCAACACCATGCGGGTGCCGCTCTTCAACAACCCGGTGCCGAGTGTCATGAAGATGCTCAGTCCGGAGCGGCTGTTTC tTCTGGGCGACCCTCGCACCAACCAGAATCCTGCGATCCTGTCCTTCGCCATTCTCTTCCTGCGCTGGCACAACACTCTGGCCCAGCGGATCAAGCGACTGCATCCGGATTGGAGTGACGAGGACATTTACCAGCGGGCCCGCCACACGGTGATTGCCAGCCTGCAGAATGTGATAGTCTATGAGTATTTGCCGGCCTTTCTGGGCACCTCACTGCCACCCTACGACGGGTATAAACAGGACATACATCCTGGCATCGGTCACATATTCCAGGCGGCTGCCTTTCGTTTTGGCCACACAATGATTCCGCCGGGAATTTACAGGCGCGATGGTCAGTGCAACTTTAAGGAAACGCCCATGGGCTATCCGGCGGTCAGACTTTGCTCCACTTGGTGGGATTCAAGC GGATTTTTCGCTGACACCAGTGTGGAAGAGGTGCTTATGGGCCTGGCCTCGCAAATATCCGAACGTGAGGATCCCGTTCTCTGCTCCGATGTGCGGGACAAACTCTTCGGACCCATGGAGTTTACGCGCCGTGATCTGGGGGCTCTGAATATAATGCGAGGTCGGGATAATGGTTTGCCGGATTACAATACGGCCAGGGAGTCGTATGGCCTGAAAAGGCACCAAACCTGGACGGACATCAATCCGCCGCTGTTCGAAACGCAGCCAGAGCTTTTGGA CATGCTAAAAGAGGCCTATGACAACCAGCTGGATGATGTGGATGTCTATGTGGGCGGCATGTTGGAATCCTATGGCCAACCGGGCGAGTTCTTCACTGCAGTGATCAAGGAGCAATTCCAGCGACTTCGGGATGCCGATCGTTTTTGGTTCGAGAACGAAAGGAATGGGATATTCACGCCCGAAGAGATCAAGGAGCTGCGCAAGATCACCCTGTGGGACATCATAGTGAACAGCACGGATATAAACGAGGAGGAGATCCAGAAGGACGTGTTCATGTGGCACACCGGCGATCCCTGTCCGCAGCCCATGCAGCTGAATGCCACCGAACTGGAGCCGTGCACCTATTTGGAGGGCTACGACTACTTCTCGGGCTCCGAACTGATGTTCATCTACGTGTGCGTCTTCCTCGGCTTTGTGCCCATTCTGTGCGCCGGTGCCGGTTATTGTGTGGTCAAGTTGCAGAACAGCAAGAGGAGAAGGTTAAAGATCCGCCAGGAGGCACTGAGGGCGCCGCAACACAAGGGTTCGGTGGACAAGATGCTGGCCAGGGAGTGGCTGCATGCCAATCACAAGCGATTGGTGACGGTTAAATTCGGCCCCGAGGCGGCCATTTACACGGTGGACCGGAAGGGGGAGAAGCTGCGCACCTTCAGCCTGAAGCACATCGATGTGGTCAGTGTGGAGGAGTCGGCCACGAATCACATCAAGAAGAAGCCGTATATTCTACTGCGCGTGCCCAGTGATCATGATTTGGTACTCGAGCTGGAATCTTATGGAGCACGGCGGAAGTTCGTGAAGAAGCTGGAGGATTTCCTGCTGCTGCACAAGAAGGAGATGACCCTGATGGAGGTGAATAGGGATATTATGTTGGCAAGGGCGGAAACAAGGGAGAGGAGACAGAAGCGACTGGAGTACTTCTTCCGGGAGGCCTACGCTTTGACCTTTGGCCTGAGACCGGgagagaggaggaggaggtcagATGCCTCCAGCGATGGCGAGGTGATGACCGTGATGCGAACCAGTCTCTCCAAGGCGGAATTTGCCGCCGCCTTGGGCATGAAACCCAACGATATGTTTGTGCGCAAGATGTTTAACATAGTTGACAAGGATCAGGATGGAAGGATCAGCTTCCAGGAGTTCCTCGAAACGGTGGTCCTCTTCTCACGCGGCAAAACGGACGACAAGCTGAGGATTATCTTCGATATGTGCGATAATGATCGCAACGGGGTCATCGACAAGGGCGAACTGAGCGAAATGATGCGATCGCTGGTGGAGATTGCCAGGACAACGAGTCTGGGTGATGATCAGGTCACTGAGCTTATTGATGGCATGTTCCAGGATGTGGGACTCGAGCACAAGAACCATTTGACCTACCAGGACTTCAAACTGATGATGAAGGAGTACAAGGGTGACTTTGTGGCCATTGGGCTGGATTGCAAGGGCGCCAAGCAGAACTTCTTGGACACTTCGACGAATGTGGCCAGAATGACGTCGTTTAACATCGAACCCATGCAGGATAAGCCCCGCCACTGGCTGCTGGCCAAGTGGGATGCCTACATCACGTTCCTCGAGGAGAATCGCCAGAACATCTTTTACCTGTTTCTGTTTTATGTGGTGACTATAGTGCTTTTTGTGGAGCGATTCATCCACTACTCGTTCATGGCGGAGCACACGGATCTGCGGCACATAATGGGTGTGGGCATTGCCATTACCAGAGGATCGGCAGCCTCGCTCTCCTTCTGCTACTCCCTGCTGCTCCTCACGATGTCCAGGAATCTGATCACCAAACTCAAGGAGTTTCCCATCCAACAGTACATTCCCCTGGACTCGCACATCCAGTTCCACAAGATAGCTGCCTGCACGGCGCTCTTCTTCTCGGTTCTTCACACCGTGGGTCACATTGTGAACTTCTACCATGTGTCCACGCAGTCGCACGAGAATCTGAGGTGTCTCACCAGGGAGGTGCACTTCGCCTCGGACTACAAACCGGATATAACCTTCTGGCTCTTCCAGACGGTCACCGGCACCACTGGCGTCATGCTCTTCATCATCATGTGCATCATCTTTGTGTTTGCCCATCCAACGATCAGGAAAAAGGCCTATAACTTCTTCTGGAACATGCACACCCTGTACATTGGACTGTATCTGCTGAGCTTGATCCACGGATTGGCTAGGTTGACTGGACCTCCCCGCTTCTGGATGTTCTTCCTCGGTCCCGGCATCGTTTACACGCTGGACAAGATCGTCTCGCTGAGGACCAAGTACATGGCGCTGGACGTGATCCAAACGGATCTGCTGCCCTCCGACGTGATCAAGATCAAGTTCTATCGGCCGCCGAATCTAAAGTATCTTTCGGGTCAGTGGGTGAGATTATCCTGCACCGCCTTTCGGCCGCATGAGATGCACAGCTTTACGTTGACCTCGGCGCCGCACGAGAACTGCCTGAGTTGCCACATTAAAGCTCAGGGTCCCTGGACGTGGAAGCTGCGCAACTACTTCGACCCGTGCAACTACAACCCGGAGGATCAGCCCAAGATCCGCATCGAGGGTCCCTTCGGGGGCGGCAACCAGGATTGGTACAAATTCGAGGTGGCCGTGATGGTCGGCGGCGGCATCGGGGTCACCCCGTACGCCTCTATTCTCAACGATTTGGTCTTCGGCACCAGTACCAATCGATACTCGGGCGTGGCCTGCAAGAAGGTCTACTTCCTATGGATCTGCCCCTCGCACAAGCACTTTGAGTGGTTCATCGACGTGCTGCGCGACGTGGAGAAGAAGGACGTGACCAATGTCCTGGAGATACACATATTCATCACGCAGTTCTTCCACAAGTTCGATCTGCGAACGACAATGCTG TACATCTGTGAGAACCACTTCCAGCGGCTATCGAAAACCTCAATATTCACTGGTCTCAAGGCGGTCAATCATTTCGGTCGCCCGGACATGTCCAGCTTCTTGAAGTTTGTCCAAAAGAAGCACTCCTAT GTCTCCAAAATAGGCGTCTTCTCCTGCGGTCCTCGTCCGCTGACCAAAAGTGTGATGTCTGCCTGTGATGAAGTTAACAAAACGCGCAAGTTGCCCTATTTCATTCACCACTTCGAGAACTTTGGATAG
- the LOC108063945 gene encoding uncharacterized protein: protein MSGRNDEASGSGGASNGDKALATSSEESRSAGTKRKNEENDCVAKRRKETKGDSSVLVSEEQANRISEKNNEGTSSKSSPPTTILALNVYCWDVIISYLSLSDLVPLAASSRHLTEFFKSLKLKEEKITRIWPTKTIFSLNVDCWDVVLSYLSLRDQVQLAASNRHLTGVFESLQHRYRCLTECDTANIDETDLHLLLEIVKEHLISYESSLDPQSNGDQHLWLLRRFDNLRHLKMTFRRPRFHDLKQLKSLTSIHAYLNFGNAEIYENFVRSLTELPHLRKLILESRDYKGKGLHVLENLESLEIGSHPGFDANFLAECCMKMKQLRHLNMGKHIDNLTAENFKVIVKNCRHLERLAFGTRLLEPTVRYEIVCQLPNLKHLQLLHRDSLRTHFIEGLIRKQGSPMESLILEGDFLEPEQVDHLCEISSLRELSVACEIFPLKSLLKLRTLEILDIRMPTVTNENLLALLEGCPLLRVLSVRSCGLITSDFVLEANRLYSRRKIKIYLHHSSVDWRKLPILNDNKFIQFIDGFLSSPILINQELL, encoded by the coding sequence ATGAGCGGAAGAAACGACGAAGCTTCTGGAAGTGGCGGGGCGAGTAATGGGGATAAAGCTTTGGCTACCTCATCGGAAGAGAGTCGGAGTGCCGGAACAAAGAGAAAGAACGAAGAAAATGATTGTGTAGCCAAGCGGCGGAAAGAGACAAAAGGCGACTCTTCGGTTTTGGTATCAGAGGAACAAGCGAATCGGATTTCCGAGAAAAATAACGAGGGAACTTCTTCTAAATCTTCGCCTCCCACAACTATCCTCGCCTTAAACGTCTATTGCTGGGATGTTATAATATCTTACCTGAGCCTAAGTGATCTAGTACCACTGGCCGCTTCAAGCCGTCATCTTaccgaatttttcaaatccttaaaacttaaagaggaaaaaattaCTCGAATTTGGCCAACCAAAACTATCTTCTCCTTAAACGTCGATTGCTGGGATGTTGTATTATCTTACCTGAGCCTGAGAGATCAAGTGCAACTGGCCGCCTCAAACCGTCATCTTACAGGAGTTTTCGAATCCTTACAACATCGTTACAGATGCCTTACTGAATGCGACACGGCAAATATCGACGAAACAGATTTGCATTTATTACTTGAAATCGTTAAAGAGCATTTGATCAGCTATGAGTCATCACTCGATCCTCAGTCCAATGGCGACCAGCATTTGTGGCTGTTGCGCCGTTTCGATAACCTGCGACACCTAAAAATGACCTTCCGGCGACCCAGATTTCACGATTTGAAACAGTTGAAGAGTCTAACATCAATACATGCCTATCTGAACTTCGGCAATGCGGAGATCTACGAGAATTTCGTTCGGAGCCTGACGGAACTGCCTCacctaagaaaattaatattggAGTCGAGAGATTATAAAGGAAAGGGACTGCATGTCCTGGAAAATTTGGAATCCCTGGAGATCGGCTCGCATCCCGGATTTGATGCCAACTTTTTAGCTGAATGTTGCATGAAAATGAAGCAGTTGCGCCACCTTAATATGGGCAAACACATCGATAACCTTACCGCGGAAAATTTTAAGGTAATTGTCAAGAACTGTCGCCATTTGGAAAGGCTGGCTTTTGGAACAAGACTTCTGGAACCGACTGTTCGCTATGAGATTGTCTGCCAGCTGCCCAATCTGAAACACCTGCAGTTGTTGCATCGGGACTCGCTAAGAACACATTTCATCGAGGGACTGATTCGAAAACAGGGCTCTCCGATGGAAAGTCTTATTTTAGAGGGAGACTTCTTGGAACCTGAGCAAGTAGATCATCTTTGCGAAATATCATCCCTCCGGGAGCTTTCTGTAGCCTGCGAAAtttttccattaaaaagtCTCTTGAAGCTGCGAACCCTGGAAATCTTGGACATTAGAATGCCAACTGTTACAAATGAAAACCTATTGGCTCTTCTGGAAGGCTGTCCTCTTTTGCGCGTATTAAGTGTCCGAAGTTGCGGATTAATCACCTCAGATTTTGTTTTGGAAGCAAATCGATTGTATAGTCGCAGAAAGATCAAAATTTACTTGCACCACTCATCAGTTGATTGGCGTAAACTCCCGATTTTAAATGACAATAAGTTCATTCAATTCATAGACGGCTTTTTAAGTAGCCCCATTTTGATAAACCAAGAGCTTTTGTGA